In Nocardia asteroides, the following proteins share a genomic window:
- a CDS encoding aldehyde dehydrogenase gives MASDLRPSDGTPLLIDGKLVPGSAGVFDTVDPATGARLGAAADATADDMSAAIAAARTAFDETGWSTDPALRARCIRQLRDAALDHIEQLRAITIAEAGAPRMLTSGPHLEGPVHDLGWFADLAESYAWRTDLPVAEPLGMRTARQLRREAVGVVGAITPWNFPHQINLAKIGPALAAGNTVVLKPAPDTPWCAAAFGILAAEHTDIPAGVLNVVTSSDHLLGAQLTEDPRVDLVSFTGSTRTGKSVMAAAAATVKKVFLELGGKSAFVVLDDADLRTACGMAAFAVCVHAGQGCALSTRLLVPRAKYDEAVAITARALAGIRPGDPDNAGTVCGPLISSRQRERVEGYLDLARSEGGTIVVGGGRPAEREAGWFVEPTLITGLSPDSVVAQEEIFGPVLVVLPYDDDDDAIRVANNSPYGLSGSVWGSDPDRVDKVVSGIRTGTLSVNGGTWYSVDAPFGGYKQSGIGREMGVAGFEEYLETKLVAYPA, from the coding sequence GTGGCGAGCGACTTGCGGCCCAGTGACGGCACCCCCTTGCTCATCGACGGAAAGCTGGTCCCCGGGTCCGCGGGCGTGTTCGACACGGTCGACCCGGCGACCGGCGCGCGCCTCGGCGCCGCCGCCGATGCCACCGCCGACGACATGTCGGCGGCGATCGCCGCGGCGCGCACGGCTTTCGACGAGACCGGCTGGTCCACGGACCCGGCGTTGCGGGCGCGCTGTATCCGGCAGCTGCGCGACGCCGCGCTCGACCACATCGAACAGTTGCGCGCGATCACCATCGCCGAGGCGGGCGCGCCACGCATGCTCACCTCCGGCCCGCATCTGGAGGGCCCCGTCCACGATCTGGGCTGGTTCGCCGACCTGGCCGAGAGCTACGCGTGGCGAACCGACCTGCCCGTCGCCGAACCACTCGGGATGCGCACGGCCCGGCAGCTGCGGCGCGAAGCCGTCGGCGTGGTCGGCGCGATCACGCCGTGGAACTTCCCGCATCAGATCAACCTGGCCAAGATCGGACCGGCACTGGCCGCGGGCAACACCGTCGTGCTCAAACCGGCGCCCGATACCCCTTGGTGTGCAGCGGCTTTCGGTATTCTGGCCGCCGAGCACACCGACATCCCGGCCGGTGTCCTCAATGTGGTGACCTCCTCCGATCATCTGCTCGGCGCCCAGCTCACCGAGGATCCGCGGGTCGATCTGGTGTCGTTCACCGGTTCCACCCGCACCGGCAAGTCGGTGATGGCCGCCGCGGCGGCCACGGTGAAGAAGGTGTTCCTCGAGCTCGGCGGCAAGTCGGCGTTCGTGGTGCTCGACGACGCCGACCTGCGCACGGCGTGCGGAATGGCGGCGTTCGCGGTGTGCGTGCACGCCGGTCAGGGCTGTGCGCTCTCCACCCGCCTGCTCGTACCGCGAGCGAAGTACGACGAGGCCGTGGCGATCACCGCCAGAGCACTGGCCGGGATCCGGCCGGGCGATCCGGACAACGCGGGCACCGTCTGCGGACCGCTGATCTCGTCCCGCCAGCGTGAGCGCGTCGAGGGCTACCTCGACCTGGCCCGCAGCGAGGGCGGCACCATCGTCGTCGGCGGCGGTCGCCCCGCCGAGCGCGAGGCGGGCTGGTTCGTCGAACCGACCCTCATCACCGGACTGTCCCCCGATTCGGTGGTCGCGCAGGAGGAGATCTTCGGGCCGGTCCTGGTGGTGCTCCCCTACGACGACGATGACGACGCCATCCGCGTCGCCAACAACTCGCCCTACGGGCTGTCGGGCTCGGTCTGGGGCAGCGATCCCGACCGGGTCGACAAGGTCGTCTCCGGCATCCGCACCGGCACCCTGTCGGTCAACGGCGGCACCTGGTACTCGGTCGACGCTCCGTTCGGCGGCTACAAGCAGTCCGGCATCGGCCGCGAGATGGGCGTGGCCGGGTTCGAGGAGTACCTCGAGACCAAGCTCGTCGCCTACCCGGCCTGA
- a CDS encoding SDR family oxidoreductase, producing MTRFTDRTAVVTGAAQGIGAAYAKALAAEGARVVVADLNIEAGTAVAKEITEAGGTAVFHEVDVAQPESALALAAFTTETFGGIDHLVNNAAIYGTMKLDLLLTVPWDYYKHFMSVNLDGALNVTRAVWPVMAKSGGSIVNQSSTAAWVYSGFYGLAKVGINGLTQQLSFELGGSNIRINAIAPGPIDTDATKSVTPPSIVADMVNRLPLKRMGTPQDLVGACLYLLSDEAAWVTGQIFNIDGGQVFRS from the coding sequence ATGACCCGATTCACCGACCGCACCGCCGTCGTCACCGGCGCGGCCCAGGGCATCGGCGCCGCCTATGCCAAGGCGCTCGCCGCCGAGGGCGCGCGCGTCGTCGTCGCCGACCTCAATATCGAGGCCGGCACCGCGGTGGCGAAGGAGATCACCGAGGCGGGCGGCACCGCCGTCTTCCACGAGGTCGACGTCGCCCAGCCCGAATCCGCCCTCGCGCTCGCCGCCTTCACCACCGAAACCTTCGGCGGCATCGACCATCTGGTGAACAACGCCGCCATCTACGGCACCATGAAACTGGACCTGCTGCTCACCGTGCCGTGGGACTACTACAAGCACTTCATGAGCGTGAATCTCGACGGCGCGCTCAACGTCACCCGCGCGGTGTGGCCGGTGATGGCCAAGAGCGGCGGTTCCATCGTCAATCAGTCCTCCACCGCGGCCTGGGTGTACTCGGGCTTCTACGGCCTGGCCAAGGTCGGCATCAACGGGCTGACCCAGCAGCTCTCCTTCGAACTCGGCGGCTCCAACATCCGGATCAATGCCATCGCGCCCGGCCCGATCGACACCGACGCCACCAAGTCGGTCACCCCGCCGAGCATCGTCGCCGACATGGTGAACCGGCTGCCGCTCAAGCGGATGGGCACCCCGCAGGATCTCGTCGGGGCCTGCCTGTACCTGCTGTCCGACGAGGCGGCCTGGGTCACCGGGCAGATCTTCAATATCGACGGCGGGCAGGTGTTCCGGTCATGA
- a CDS encoding NAD(P)-dependent oxidoreductase, protein MSTPIRLGYIGLGNMGAPMAERLIDWPGGLVVCDARPAATATFAEAGAAVAATPAAVAAEATVISITVLDDVQVREVVTGPDGILRTARPGTVIAVHSTIADSTAVELAAECRAHGVDLVDAPVSGGAPGAKQGRLAVMVGGSETAFAAVGAPFARWADLVVHAGPVGSGTRMKLARNLLHFVAFTAATEAARLAESAGLDLRRLGEVVRHSDGVTGGPGAILWRASTAQLELDDPWLPIMSHVRDLGEKDLALALALGERLGVDLPLAQLSSEHLAAGLGLAHAAVTVAADTDRSH, encoded by the coding sequence ATGAGCACTCCGATCCGCCTGGGCTACATCGGCCTGGGCAATATGGGCGCGCCGATGGCCGAGCGGCTGATCGACTGGCCCGGCGGGCTGGTGGTCTGCGACGCGCGTCCCGCCGCCACCGCGACGTTCGCCGAGGCCGGGGCCGCGGTGGCCGCCACCCCGGCGGCGGTGGCGGCCGAGGCGACGGTCATCTCGATCACCGTCCTCGACGACGTGCAGGTGCGCGAGGTCGTCACCGGCCCCGACGGCATCCTGCGCACCGCGCGTCCGGGCACGGTGATCGCCGTGCACTCCACCATCGCCGACAGCACCGCCGTCGAGCTGGCGGCCGAATGTCGCGCGCACGGTGTCGATCTGGTCGACGCGCCGGTCAGCGGCGGGGCGCCCGGTGCGAAACAGGGGCGCCTCGCCGTCATGGTCGGTGGCAGCGAGACCGCCTTCGCCGCCGTCGGCGCGCCGTTCGCCCGCTGGGCCGATCTGGTGGTGCACGCCGGGCCGGTGGGGTCGGGCACGCGAATGAAGCTGGCGCGCAACCTGTTGCATTTCGTGGCCTTCACCGCCGCGACCGAGGCCGCGCGGCTGGCCGAGAGCGCGGGCCTGGATCTGCGGCGGCTGGGCGAGGTGGTCCGGCATTCCGACGGCGTCACCGGCGGCCCGGGCGCCATCCTCTGGCGCGCGAGCACCGCGCAACTCGAGCTCGACGATCCGTGGCTGCCGATCATGTCCCATGTGCGTGACCTCGGCGAGAAGGATCTCGCGCTCGCGCTGGCCCTGGGCGAGCGGCTCGGGGTGGATCTGCCCCTGGCCCAGCTCAGTTCCGAACATCTCGCCGCGGGTCTGGGACTCGCGCATGCCGCCGTGACCGTCGCGGCCGACACCGACAGGAGCCACTGA
- a CDS encoding carboxymuconolactone decarboxylase family protein, producing MTDDARARGLARMKEVYGWQPPEIDSAHFATTVDHLFAEIWSRPGLSDRDRRLLLLGALTAQGRMETAEIQIQGALHNEEFTEEQLHEIALFLCHYVGWPNGTRLETAIGTVVRRLGEEGGPRMRRLK from the coding sequence ATGACCGACGACGCCCGCGCCCGGGGCCTGGCCCGGATGAAAGAGGTCTACGGCTGGCAGCCGCCGGAGATCGACTCCGCGCACTTCGCCACCACCGTCGACCATCTCTTCGCCGAGATCTGGTCCAGGCCTGGTCTGAGCGACCGGGACCGGCGCCTGCTGCTGCTGGGCGCGCTCACGGCGCAGGGCCGGATGGAGACCGCCGAGATCCAGATCCAGGGCGCGCTGCACAACGAGGAGTTCACCGAGGAACAGCTGCACGAGATCGCGCTGTTCCTGTGCCACTACGTGGGCTGGCCCAACGGAACCCGGCTCGAGACCGCGATCGGCACGGTCGTGCGGCGGCTCGGCGAGGAAGGCGGGCCGCGCATGCGCAGGCTGAAATAG
- a CDS encoding TetR/AcrR family transcriptional regulator, producing MSEKNSDSAILEATRRRLTEKQADTVDRLTRAAVEVITREGYAATTVRMVAAAAGVGTATAYTYFSSKEHLVAEVFWRRLLQLPAVEFTEGQTAAERVVTTLRQVSLIVGDEAELAGAVTSALLGQDPDVAHLRLRIGLEIRQRIESALGPEPDVAVLESFEMLYAGALVRAGMGYGSYSEMADRIEKTVHLILG from the coding sequence GTGTCCGAAAAGAATTCTGATTCCGCGATTCTGGAAGCCACCCGCCGGCGCCTGACCGAGAAGCAGGCCGACACCGTCGACCGGCTGACCAGGGCCGCGGTCGAGGTGATCACCCGGGAGGGATACGCCGCGACCACCGTGCGGATGGTCGCCGCGGCCGCGGGCGTGGGCACCGCGACGGCCTACACCTACTTCTCCTCCAAGGAGCACCTGGTCGCCGAGGTGTTCTGGCGCCGGCTGCTGCAGTTGCCCGCAGTCGAGTTCACCGAGGGCCAGACCGCCGCCGAACGGGTGGTGACAACGCTGCGCCAGGTCTCGCTCATCGTCGGCGACGAAGCCGAACTGGCCGGCGCGGTCACCAGCGCGCTGCTCGGCCAGGATCCCGACGTCGCGCATCTGCGCCTGCGGATCGGTCTCGAGATCCGCCAGCGCATCGAGAGCGCCCTGGGTCCCGAACCCGATGTCGCGGTATTGGAATCCTTCGAAATGCTCTACGCGGGCGCGCTGGTGCGCGCGGGAATGGGCTACGGCAGCTACAGCGAAATGGCCGATCGAATCGAGAAGACCGTGCACCTGATTCTCGGCTGA
- a CDS encoding cytochrome P450, which translates to MTLLKPRRVSGGEHEHGHLEEMRADPIALMRRVREECGDVGVFELAGRDVVLLSGSEANEFFFRAADDDLDQQAAYPFMKPIFGEGVVFDASPERRKEMLHNQALRADFMRGHAATISREVDRMIAGWGDSGEIDLLDFFAELTIYTSSACLIGPKFRDELDSRFAQLYHDLERGTDALAYVDPYMPIESFRKRDESRAKLVGLVEEIMAGRIANPPQDKDDRDLLDVLVSVRDENGELRFSASVITGIFISMMFAGHHTTSGTSAWTLIELLRHPEHLDGVVTELDELFADDAEVSFRALRQIPRLEAALKEALRLHPPLIILMRVARGEFEVCGHRIEPGDLVAATPAISNRLAEDFPDPDTFDPGRYLDPEQADIVNRWTWIPFGAGRHRCVGAAFALMQMKAIFSILLRDWEFEMAQPADSYRNDHSKMVVQLQQPCLVRYRRRTRD; encoded by the coding sequence ATGACACTTCTGAAGCCCCGGCGGGTTTCCGGCGGCGAACACGAGCACGGGCACCTCGAGGAGATGCGCGCCGACCCGATCGCGCTCATGCGCCGGGTCCGCGAGGAATGCGGCGACGTCGGTGTCTTCGAACTCGCGGGCCGGGATGTGGTGCTGCTCTCCGGATCCGAGGCCAACGAGTTCTTCTTCCGCGCCGCCGACGACGACCTCGACCAACAGGCCGCCTATCCGTTCATGAAACCGATCTTCGGCGAGGGCGTGGTCTTCGACGCCAGCCCCGAACGCCGCAAGGAGATGCTGCACAACCAGGCACTGCGCGCGGACTTCATGCGCGGCCACGCCGCCACCATCTCCCGGGAGGTGGACCGGATGATCGCGGGCTGGGGCGATTCCGGCGAGATCGATCTGCTCGACTTCTTCGCCGAGCTGACCATCTACACGTCCTCGGCGTGCCTGATCGGCCCGAAATTCCGCGACGAGCTCGACAGCCGGTTCGCCCAGCTCTACCACGACCTGGAACGCGGCACCGACGCCCTGGCCTACGTCGACCCGTACATGCCGATCGAGAGTTTCCGCAAGCGCGACGAGTCGCGGGCGAAGCTGGTGGGCCTGGTCGAGGAGATCATGGCGGGCCGGATCGCGAATCCGCCGCAGGACAAGGACGATCGCGACCTGCTCGACGTGCTGGTGTCGGTGCGCGACGAGAACGGCGAGCTGCGCTTCTCCGCCTCGGTGATCACCGGCATCTTCATCTCGATGATGTTCGCCGGCCACCACACCACCTCGGGCACCTCGGCCTGGACCCTCATCGAGCTGCTGCGCCATCCGGAACACCTCGACGGCGTGGTCACCGAGCTCGACGAGCTGTTCGCCGACGACGCGGAGGTGAGTTTCCGTGCGCTGCGCCAGATTCCGCGCCTGGAGGCGGCCTTGAAGGAGGCCCTGCGGTTGCATCCGCCGCTGATCATCCTGATGCGGGTGGCGCGCGGGGAATTCGAGGTGTGCGGGCACCGGATCGAACCGGGCGACCTCGTCGCCGCCACCCCGGCGATCTCCAACCGGCTCGCGGAGGACTTCCCGGATCCCGACACCTTCGATCCCGGCCGCTACCTCGATCCCGAGCAGGCCGATATCGTCAACCGCTGGACCTGGATTCCGTTCGGGGCGGGCAGGCACCGCTGTGTCGGCGCCGCGTTCGCGCTCATGCAGATGAAGGCGATCTTCTCGATCCTGTTGCGCGACTGGGAGTTCGAGATGGCCCAGCCCGCCGACAGCTACCGCAACGACCATTCCAAGATGGTGGTGCAGCTCCAGCAACCCTGCCTGGTGCGTTACCGGCGCCGCACGCGGGACTGA
- a CDS encoding SDR family oxidoreductase — protein MPRFDPHPPIRPAVITGASSGIGAATAVALADLGHPVALGARRVDRCEALATAIRDKGGVAFVYPLDVTDDESVAEFADAAEKELGDIEILVSAAGVVRFGAAHEMASAEFVRQLDVHLAGPHRMMQRLVPGMVARQRGDVVLIGSDCSVTPRPRMGAYNAAKAGLEALSIQMRKELEGTGVRVSMVRPGPTQTEMGTDATVEDVGPLLEDWSRWGFTRHPYMLRASDMAAAVSAVVSTPRGAHIIVSEVQPEAPLRHPRTAAPPQ, from the coding sequence ATGCCACGATTCGACCCGCACCCGCCGATCCGGCCCGCGGTGATCACCGGTGCCTCGTCCGGGATCGGCGCGGCCACCGCCGTCGCCCTCGCCGACCTGGGACATCCGGTGGCGCTGGGCGCGCGCCGCGTCGACCGCTGCGAGGCGCTGGCCACCGCGATCCGGGACAAGGGCGGTGTCGCGTTCGTGTATCCGCTCGACGTCACCGACGACGAGTCGGTGGCCGAGTTCGCCGACGCCGCGGAGAAGGAACTCGGCGACATCGAGATCCTGGTCTCCGCGGCCGGTGTGGTGCGCTTCGGCGCCGCCCACGAGATGGCCTCGGCGGAGTTCGTGCGCCAGCTCGACGTGCACCTGGCCGGACCGCACCGCATGATGCAGCGCCTGGTACCGGGCATGGTGGCCAGGCAGCGCGGTGACGTGGTGCTCATCGGCTCGGACTGCTCGGTGACGCCGCGGCCCCGGATGGGGGCCTACAACGCCGCCAAGGCCGGGCTCGAGGCGTTGTCGATCCAGATGCGCAAAGAGCTCGAGGGCACCGGGGTCCGGGTGTCGATGGTGCGGCCCGGTCCCACCCAGACCGAGATGGGCACCGACGCCACCGTCGAGGATGTCGGTCCGCTGCTGGAGGACTGGTCGCGCTGGGGCTTCACCCGGCACCCCTACATGCTGCGGGCCTCGGACATGGCGGCGGCGGTGAGCGCGGTGGTGAGTACCCCGCGCGGCGCGCACATCATCGTCAGCGAGGTCCAGCCCGAAGCGCCGCTGCGTCACCCGCGCACGGCCGCACCGCCGCAGTGA
- a CDS encoding cytochrome P450, whose translation MDPPKHSQLRRIISRGFTPRAVEALRGALADRAEAIVRAARASGGGDFVDQVARELPLQAIAELFGVPQADRHRLFDWSNQMLNFDDPEYGDPIEATAGLLGYAWQLAETRRLDPGDDLVSTLVTADIDGEALTSDEFGFFVILLTIAGNETARNATTHGMKAFLDHPDQWALFKETRPRTAADEIVRWATPVIAFQRTATEDTELGGRPIRAGDRVAMFYSSANYDETAFADPFTFDILRDPNPHLGFGGTGPHYCLGANLARLQLELIFGAIADVMPHLRQVGEPQRLRSSFINGIKHWPVRYE comes from the coding sequence ATGGACCCGCCCAAGCACTCTCAGCTGCGGCGCATCATCTCCCGTGGCTTCACCCCGCGCGCGGTCGAGGCGCTGCGTGGGGCCCTGGCCGACCGGGCCGAGGCGATCGTGCGGGCGGCCAGGGCCAGCGGGGGCGGCGACTTCGTCGACCAGGTGGCGCGGGAACTGCCGCTGCAGGCGATCGCCGAACTGTTCGGTGTCCCGCAGGCCGACCGGCATCGCCTGTTCGACTGGTCGAACCAGATGCTCAACTTCGACGACCCGGAGTACGGCGACCCGATCGAAGCGACCGCGGGCCTGCTCGGCTACGCCTGGCAGCTGGCCGAGACCCGCCGCCTCGACCCGGGCGACGACCTGGTCTCGACCCTGGTCACCGCCGACATCGACGGCGAAGCCCTCACCTCCGACGAATTCGGCTTCTTCGTCATCCTGCTGACCATCGCGGGCAACGAGACCGCCCGCAATGCCACCACCCACGGCATGAAGGCCTTCCTCGACCACCCCGACCAGTGGGCGCTGTTCAAGGAGACGCGGCCCCGCACCGCCGCCGACGAGATCGTGCGCTGGGCCACGCCGGTCATCGCCTTCCAGCGCACCGCCACCGAGGACACCGAACTCGGCGGTCGGCCGATCCGGGCCGGTGACCGGGTCGCCATGTTCTACAGCTCCGCCAACTACGACGAAACGGCCTTCGCCGACCCGTTCACCTTCGACATCCTGCGCGATCCCAACCCGCACCTGGGGTTCGGTGGCACCGGCCCGCACTACTGCCTGGGCGCCAATCTCGCCCGCCTGCAACTGGAACTGATCTTCGGCGCCATCGCCGATGTCATGCCGCACCTGCGCCAGGTCGGCGAACCGCAGCGCCTGCGGTCGAGCTTCATCAACGGGATCAAGCACTGGCCGGTCCGCTACGAGTGA